A stretch of Pseudomonadota bacterium DNA encodes these proteins:
- the phoU gene encoding phosphate signaling complex protein PhoU, giving the protein MSFHLHREIDELKKRILGLSALVEESVYKAVKAVEARDEKLAREVIEGDQQLDMVEVEVEEECLKILALHQPVAADLRFIVAVLKINNDLERIGDLAVNIASRAIKLSAIKTQPEALIDFQDLESKVQQMLRRSLESLVNLNEEIAKSVCSSDDAIDDINRSIHKQVIQATREHPNDVERFIILLSVSKNLERIADHATNIAEDVLYMIRGEIVRHSKVQ; this is encoded by the coding sequence ATGTCATTTCACCTACATCGAGAGATAGATGAGTTAAAGAAAAGGATCCTTGGATTAAGCGCGCTAGTTGAAGAGAGCGTATACAAGGCTGTTAAGGCCGTTGAAGCACGAGACGAAAAGCTGGCGCGTGAGGTAATAGAGGGGGATCAACAGCTTGACATGGTAGAGGTCGAGGTAGAGGAGGAGTGCCTTAAAATTCTAGCACTACATCAGCCTGTTGCCGCTGATCTGCGATTTATCGTGGCAGTTCTTAAGATTAACAACGATCTAGAGCGTATCGGTGACCTGGCGGTTAATATCGCCAGTCGAGCGATAAAATTAAGCGCTATTAAGACCCAACCTGAGGCGTTAATTGACTTTCAAGATCTTGAATCAAAGGTGCAGCAGATGCTGCGACGTAGTCTCGAGTCCTTAGTGAATCTTAACGAAGAGATAGCTAAAAGCGTCTGCAGCTCCGATGATGCTATAGACGATATTAATCGTAGTATCCACAAGCAGGTTATTCAGGCTACCCGTGAGCATCCAAACGATGTCGAGCGCTTTATTATATTACTTTCGGTATCAAAGAACCTTGAGCGCATAGCCGATCACGCGACAAATATCGCCGAAGATGTTCTGTACATGATTCGTGGCGAAATTGTTAGGCACTCTAAGGTGCAATAA
- the pstA gene encoding phosphate ABC transporter permease PstA: MGVVLTTTTQNDTLRRRTDVRLPLLARPGTERAFVFLARLMIYSAMLILLALLVDIIGDGVERLSFKFFTSFPSRKAEQAGILAAWTGSLYLIGLTISFAFPVGVGAAIYLEEYSTRGRITRIIELCIANLAGVPSVIYGLLGLQLFVRTLGFNRSLISGALTLALLVLPIIIMASREALRTVPKGYREGALALGATKWQTTWTQVLPVALPGILTGCILAFSRAIGETAPLVTLGALTYVAQVPDSIFAPFTALPIQAFNWLSRPQSEFHANAAAAITVLLVIMLVINTVAIIVRSKFQRRQR; this comes from the coding sequence ATGGGAGTTGTACTGACCACCACAACACAGAATGACACCTTAAGGAGGCGCACAGATGTGCGGTTGCCGCTCTTAGCTCGTCCGGGAACCGAGCGGGCCTTTGTGTTTCTCGCACGCCTTATGATCTACTCAGCGATGCTTATTCTGCTAGCTCTGCTGGTTGATATTATAGGGGATGGTGTAGAACGGCTGAGCTTCAAATTCTTTACGAGCTTCCCATCTCGTAAAGCTGAGCAGGCCGGGATCCTTGCGGCATGGACCGGCAGCCTCTATCTGATCGGACTTACGATTTCATTCGCCTTTCCAGTTGGTGTTGGTGCAGCGATATATCTTGAGGAGTACAGCACAAGGGGTAGGATAACGAGGATCATAGAGCTCTGTATTGCGAACTTGGCCGGGGTGCCCTCGGTTATATACGGACTGTTAGGGCTACAGCTCTTTGTGCGCACGCTTGGATTCAATCGGAGCCTAATCTCAGGCGCCCTAACGCTGGCGCTGCTGGTGCTTCCTATAATCATTATGGCCTCAAGGGAGGCTTTAAGGACGGTGCCGAAGGGCTACCGAGAGGGGGCTTTGGCGCTAGGCGCTACTAAGTGGCAGACGACCTGGACTCAGGTGTTGCCGGTAGCGCTCCCTGGCATTCTAACCGGGTGTATCCTAGCGTTCTCAAGAGCTATTGGAGAGACTGCGCCACTTGTGACCCTCGGGGCTCTTACCTATGTGGCGCAGGTGCCAGATTCAATCTTTGCACCCTTTACGGCGCTGCCAATTCAAGCCTTTAATTGGTTGTCGCGTCCACAGAGTGAGTTTCATGCTAACGCTGCTGCTGCCATTACCGTTCTGCTCGTGATTATGCTGGTTATAAATACGGTCGCAATAATCGTGCGGTCCAAGTTTCAGCGTAGGCAGAGGTAA
- the pstB gene encoding phosphate ABC transporter ATP-binding protein PstB — MSSAQDQVKIEVNKLSLFYGDYQALHEISIQIPAREVTALIGPSGCGKSSFLRTINRMNDLIDGVRVEGQVRLDSQELYAPDIDLIRLRKRVGMVFQKSNPFPKSIFENVAYGPRIHGVRDRAVLDEIVERSLIRADLWKEVKDRLYRSALDLSGGQQQRLCIARALAVDPEVLLMDEPASALDPRSTAKIEDLIGELRSQYTIIIVTHNMQQAARVSNRTAFFYEGKLVEFGITKELFTKPKEKHTEDYITGRFG; from the coding sequence ATGAGTTCAGCCCAAGATCAGGTTAAGATTGAGGTAAATAAACTGAGCCTGTTCTATGGGGACTACCAGGCCCTGCACGAGATCTCAATACAGATACCTGCCAGGGAGGTAACTGCCCTGATCGGACCATCCGGTTGCGGTAAATCTAGCTTTCTTCGAACCATTAACCGCATGAACGATCTGATAGATGGTGTGCGTGTAGAGGGGCAAGTTAGGCTTGATAGCCAGGAACTTTATGCTCCCGATATCGACCTGATTAGGCTCAGAAAGAGGGTTGGCATGGTCTTTCAGAAGTCCAACCCGTTTCCAAAGAGTATTTTTGAGAACGTCGCATATGGTCCCCGTATTCATGGGGTGCGAGATCGTGCCGTGCTTGATGAGATCGTCGAGCGGAGCCTAATACGCGCGGACCTGTGGAAGGAGGTAAAGGATCGCCTCTATCGTAGCGCCCTTGATCTATCTGGGGGCCAACAGCAGCGGCTCTGTATCGCGCGTGCACTGGCGGTAGACCCAGAGGTGCTTCTTATGGACGAGCCAGCTTCGGCGCTTGACCCCAGATCGACTGCAAAGATTGAGGATCTAATCGGTGAATTACGCTCTCAGTACACCATCATTATTGTAACACATAACATGCAACAGGCGGCGCGAGTTTCGAATCGTACGGCCTTCTTTTATGAGGGTAAGTTAGTTGAGTTCGGGATCACAAAGGAGCTCTTTACAAAGCCCAAGGAGAAACACACAGAGGATTATATTACCGGACGTTTTGGATAA
- a CDS encoding PstS family phosphate ABC transporter substrate-binding protein, producing MERILQVLFTPILILSSIVLAREGFAAPAGSPGVIKIDGSSTVFPISEAVAEEFQLEHRGINVTVGISGTGGGFKKLVAGEVDIVNASRPIKSIELEQAAKNGINFIELPVAYDALSVVINKKNSWVEQLTVKELAVIWAPESRGKISKWSDVRAGFPDKPLHLFGPGTDSGTFDYFTEAVVGKEKASRGDYTSSEDDNVIVTGVSGNEGALGFFGVAYYNSNMDKLKVVPIDDEDATNGSGPQFPTKDNVTKGSYRPLSRPLFIYVKKDSLERPEVREFVAYYLKNVELLAQEVGYIALPESIMSLVQSRLDRAVTGTLFNGKVTGVATLEQILKQ from the coding sequence ATGGAGCGAATCCTGCAGGTATTATTTACCCCTATTTTGATCCTGAGCAGCATAGTGCTAGCAAGGGAGGGCTTCGCAGCTCCTGCGGGGTCTCCAGGTGTAATCAAGATCGATGGATCTAGCACAGTATTTCCGATCTCTGAGGCGGTAGCCGAGGAGTTTCAACTTGAGCATCGGGGCATTAATGTAACCGTAGGTATCTCAGGAACAGGGGGAGGCTTTAAGAAATTAGTTGCAGGTGAGGTTGATATCGTCAACGCATCGCGACCAATCAAGAGCATCGAGTTGGAGCAAGCGGCTAAGAACGGCATTAACTTTATCGAATTGCCTGTAGCGTACGACGCATTGTCGGTGGTGATTAATAAGAAGAACTCCTGGGTAGAGCAGTTGACCGTTAAGGAGCTCGCCGTCATCTGGGCGCCTGAGTCGCGTGGCAAGATATCAAAGTGGAGCGATGTGCGCGCAGGCTTTCCTGACAAGCCGCTACACCTTTTTGGGCCCGGGACAGATTCCGGCACCTTTGACTACTTTACCGAGGCGGTTGTTGGCAAGGAGAAGGCCAGTCGCGGTGATTATACAAGTAGTGAGGATGATAACGTGATAGTAACCGGCGTCTCTGGTAATGAGGGTGCGCTCGGGTTCTTCGGCGTTGCTTACTATAATAGCAACATGGATAAGTTAAAGGTTGTTCCGATCGATGACGAGGATGCTACTAATGGCAGCGGCCCACAGTTTCCAACTAAGGACAACGTTACAAAAGGTAGCTACAGACCCCTTTCACGCCCTCTTTTTATCTATGTAAAAAAAGACTCGCTTGAGCGTCCAGAGGTTCGTGAATTCGTTGCATACTACCTTAAGAATGTAGAGCTACTAGCACAGGAGGTGGGGTACATTGCGCTGCCTGAGAGTATCATGAGCCTTGTGCAGTCCCGCCTTGATCGAGCGGTAACTGGCACACTCTTTAATGGCAAGGTTACGGGTGTTGCAACACTTGAGCAGATCTTAAAGCAGTAG
- the pstC gene encoding phosphate ABC transporter permease subunit PstC has translation MFSFARSSRTVGEKAIEAFLLACGALSIFTTIGIILVLVVESALFFENVSLSQFFFDTEWTPLFMEKHFGIWPLICGTVLTSVIALTLSVPAGLIIAIYLSEFASERSRKIIKPVLEILAGIPTIVYGYFALLFITPLLQLFLPALGSFNALSAGLVMGIMVLPMVASLSEDAIYTVPQNLREGAYALGASKLQMIFGGVLPAAIGGITAAFILAASRAVGETMIVAIAAGQQPLLHFNPLQPVETMTAYIVQVSLGDTPHGTIEYHTLFAVAMMLFLLTLTLNMASMAVRDRFKRMFR, from the coding sequence TTGTTCTCATTCGCACGCTCATCAAGAACCGTCGGCGAGAAAGCCATTGAGGCGTTCTTGCTGGCGTGTGGGGCGCTCTCTATCTTTACAACGATAGGGATTATCCTGGTGCTGGTGGTCGAGAGCGCTTTGTTCTTTGAGAACGTATCGCTGAGCCAGTTTTTTTTCGATACTGAGTGGACCCCGCTTTTCATGGAGAAGCATTTCGGTATCTGGCCGCTTATATGCGGAACGGTGCTGACCTCTGTGATCGCTCTTACGCTCTCGGTTCCAGCAGGCCTTATTATCGCTATCTACCTCAGTGAGTTCGCCAGTGAGCGCAGCCGTAAGATTATTAAGCCGGTGCTAGAGATCCTGGCTGGTATTCCAACCATCGTATACGGATACTTCGCACTTCTATTTATTACCCCGTTGCTACAACTATTCTTACCAGCACTTGGCTCCTTTAATGCCCTGAGTGCCGGCTTAGTGATGGGGATTATGGTCCTTCCGATGGTGGCATCGCTCAGCGAAGATGCGATTTATACTGTACCCCAGAACCTGCGTGAGGGAGCCTACGCGCTGGGCGCCTCAAAGTTGCAGATGATCTTTGGTGGTGTATTACCGGCCGCCATCGGTGGAATCACGGCAGCGTTTATCCTGGCTGCATCACGAGCAGTTGGAGAGACGATGATCGTTGCGATCGCCGCCGGACAGCAGCCGCTGCTACACTTTAATCCGCTGCAACCTGTGGAGACCATGACCGCATACATAGTACAGGTCTCTCTTGGAGACACTCCGCACGGCACCATTGAGTATCACACGCTCTTTGCTGTTGCGATGATGCTTTTTCTTCTTACCCTTACCCTCAATATGGCGAGCATGGCTGTACGCGATAGATTTAAAAGGATGTTTCGTTAA
- a CDS encoding M12 family metallo-peptidase, which translates to MSGTSAYLRIFAVLVTLLVVSCRNGNAQKITPYRAMVALEGIYNPSLRERSTTELEKIPTVRVRGRIYAAGNIDLHLTTKRNKTWRSFIRRNGREEEDQLQPVLLRGSVAIGGGLTRSGRRIMPTAASIIGSKLKLTFPGRAKGSRGTLQRIYTITMTIDGAILVSARISSIPSSARRRGACGASTDSMNTQEHDAPIVQPIKSEEENGVAELSKVVTISTDADQEWYAKYGDSSNAVIASIINAAEAIYARQLGIRFRVVRQHVYSESSPYNTTEPIRLLNAFTGNVENPYNLSETPATFHQDVDIKHLFTGKNFDGSVIGIAYIGVVCSVPTLSYGITQSYVESADSGIFAHELGHNFGANHDTSTRGSLMYPSISIPPSDHFSEASLQEINQHLTQSGSCISIEQVVPRPDITPGFPTPTPPEHPDLNTAKLTITKSRVGDANAPVVRMLGQLVSNTGVPISAVGIRLFAAGEPVGDAVSDEQGNFKFFVRLTLPKDKKIYMYAETIGGEIYSNFLWLGKTSPKLKSSGRRRS; encoded by the coding sequence ATGAGTGGTACTAGCGCCTACCTGCGCATCTTTGCTGTCCTCGTTACTCTCCTGGTAGTTTCCTGTCGAAACGGAAATGCCCAAAAAATAACACCGTATCGCGCGATGGTTGCGCTAGAAGGTATTTATAATCCGAGCCTTAGAGAGAGATCCACTACAGAGCTAGAAAAGATTCCAACCGTTCGTGTTAGGGGGCGGATCTATGCGGCTGGAAATATCGACCTACACCTAACTACCAAACGCAATAAAACCTGGCGCTCATTTATCCGACGTAACGGCAGGGAGGAGGAGGACCAACTCCAGCCCGTATTGCTGCGGGGTTCAGTAGCGATCGGAGGGGGCTTAACGAGGTCTGGTCGTCGAATCATGCCTACAGCTGCCTCAATCATCGGCAGTAAGCTAAAGCTTACGTTTCCCGGTCGAGCAAAAGGTTCGAGGGGAACCCTGCAGAGGATCTACACGATTACTATGACCATTGACGGCGCTATCTTAGTTAGTGCGCGCATATCCAGTATACCCTCATCGGCGCGGCGTCGTGGGGCCTGTGGTGCATCAACGGACAGTATGAATACACAGGAGCATGATGCGCCGATTGTACAACCCATTAAAAGTGAGGAAGAGAACGGTGTCGCCGAACTCTCTAAGGTAGTTACGATCAGTACCGATGCTGATCAGGAGTGGTATGCCAAGTACGGCGATAGTAGTAACGCAGTGATTGCATCCATCATTAATGCAGCCGAGGCGATCTATGCTAGGCAGTTGGGAATTCGCTTCCGAGTCGTGCGCCAACATGTGTATTCAGAAAGCTCACCATATAATACAACTGAGCCGATCCGTCTTCTGAATGCGTTTACTGGTAACGTTGAAAATCCATATAATCTCAGTGAAACCCCCGCGACGTTTCATCAGGACGTTGATATCAAGCACCTCTTTACCGGTAAGAATTTCGATGGAAGCGTAATCGGGATCGCATACATAGGGGTTGTTTGTTCAGTGCCAACCCTTTCGTACGGCATTACTCAATCATATGTGGAGTCTGCTGACTCTGGCATATTTGCCCACGAGCTTGGGCATAACTTTGGCGCGAATCACGATACATCAACACGCGGTAGTTTGATGTACCCAAGTATATCGATACCACCCTCCGATCATTTCTCTGAGGCTAGTTTGCAAGAGATCAATCAGCACCTTACACAGAGTGGCTCATGCATCTCCATTGAGCAGGTCGTACCGCGACCAGATATTACGCCAGGATTTCCAACGCCAACTCCACCCGAGCATCCGGATCTTAATACGGCGAAGCTCACTATCACAAAGAGTCGGGTTGGCGATGCCAATGCTCCGGTGGTGAGAATGTTAGGCCAGCTTGTATCAAATACGGGGGTTCCAATCAGCGCTGTCGGGATAAGGCTGTTTGCAGCCGGGGAGCCTGTTGGGGATGCCGTTAGTGACGAGCAGGGAAATTTCAAGTTTTTCGTTCGGCTAACACTTCCCAAAGACAAAAAGATCTACATGTATGCGGAAACCATCGGGGGAGAGATCTACTCAAATTTCCTATGGCTCGGCAAAACTAGTCCAAAGTTGAAGAGCTCTGGACGCAGGCGCAGCTAG
- a CDS encoding DUF4397 domain-containing protein produces the protein MFKKSSFCSLIILASMLTACGGGGGGGGGSSAGGEVGTGIRVLHAAIDVVPVDVISTAKEGVIVPQAVFAVSSSYRSLPSGTQVLSLTTAFNSTQVIATLNLDVSSDSRHSIVLYGDNQSRGTQTKLLNDQLPESFTGGLIRIVNGATGAAALSVSTPTDSLTVDFGASSQYVNATPGVVQVVSRVALDGAIVTTNALTVEEGRAYTVLIAGEVGYYAKGVVFSDN, from the coding sequence ATGTTTAAAAAAAGCAGTTTCTGTTCCCTGATTATTTTAGCAAGCATGTTGACTGCCTGTGGTGGAGGTGGTGGTGGCGGCGGCGGTAGTAGTGCTGGAGGAGAGGTCGGAACTGGAATACGTGTACTACACGCTGCAATAGATGTGGTGCCTGTTGATGTTATTTCGACCGCAAAGGAGGGCGTTATCGTTCCGCAAGCTGTATTTGCAGTAAGCTCCTCATACCGCTCATTGCCGAGCGGCACGCAGGTTCTATCTCTTACCACTGCATTTAATAGCACCCAGGTTATCGCAACACTTAATTTAGATGTGAGCTCTGATAGTCGGCACTCAATTGTGCTTTACGGTGATAATCAGAGCCGTGGTACCCAAACTAAACTTCTAAACGATCAACTACCAGAGAGTTTTACAGGTGGGCTTATTAGGATCGTTAATGGTGCGACGGGAGCCGCAGCATTGTCGGTCTCAACACCGACAGATAGCCTTACCGTTGACTTTGGAGCAAGCTCTCAGTACGTGAACGCGACTCCAGGGGTAGTGCAGGTTGTGTCCCGCGTAGCTCTGGACGGCGCAATCGTAACAACAAACGCCCTGACGGTAGAGGAGGGGCGCGCCTACACGGTGCTAATTGCCGGAGAGGTTGGTTACTATGCAAAGGGTGTAGTATTTTCTGATAACTAA
- a CDS encoding response regulator yields MKESILVVDDEEDIRELIQYNLSKDGYRVTCAESGEECLAIVAKVRPDILILDLMLPGIDGLEVCRRLKGEPLLKGIPIIMVSARGEEPDVVSGLELGADDYIAKPFSPRVLMARVKSVLRRGKAPPLDRQAVVQVDGLVVNPLRWEVHIENVLTELTNTEFKLLHFLIQRPGVVFTRDQIVEGVHGDDYPVTDRSVDVQVVGLRKKLNIYGDHIETVRGVGYRFKG; encoded by the coding sequence ATGAAAGAGTCGATTTTAGTTGTTGATGACGAAGAGGATATTCGCGAGCTGATTCAGTACAACCTATCGAAAGATGGTTACCGGGTTACCTGTGCCGAGAGTGGGGAGGAGTGCTTAGCTATCGTCGCTAAGGTTAGGCCCGACATCCTCATCCTTGATCTAATGTTACCTGGGATCGATGGCCTAGAGGTCTGCCGTAGGCTAAAGGGCGAGCCTCTTCTTAAGGGTATCCCTATTATTATGGTGAGTGCGCGCGGCGAGGAGCCCGATGTTGTCTCTGGTCTTGAGCTTGGAGCGGACGATTACATCGCCAAGCCGTTCAGCCCACGAGTTCTTATGGCGCGGGTTAAGAGCGTGTTGCGTCGTGGTAAGGCGCCGCCGCTTGATCGGCAGGCGGTGGTTCAAGTTGATGGGCTTGTTGTTAACCCTCTCAGATGGGAGGTTCATATTGAAAACGTTCTTACAGAGTTAACTAATACCGAGTTTAAGCTGCTGCACTTCCTGATTCAACGGCCGGGAGTTGTGTTTACGCGCGATCAGATAGTTGAGGGAGTGCATGGGGATGATTATCCTGTGACCGATAGGTCCGTAGATGTTCAGGTGGTTGGCCTCCGTAAAAAGCTCAATATTTATGGGGATCATATCGAAACGGTGCGGGGAGTAGGGTACCGATTTAAGGGTTAA
- a CDS encoding murein transglycosylase A — protein MTNRSGLTSSKQLLALLLISLGSFILSACGRSTAPSPETAFRAVAAPTLSDDLNLKDLASGIATQRSALSRNPDSAMQFGPVSITRGKYVQALDRLSSELISSRSNSEKLEYIRNNFLFYEIYGAQDWGAILLTGYFEPLIRGSLRPTSALSQPIYRRPDDLITIPLGAFSQRFKEESALKGRLAKGRVVPYYSREDIDGKHTLKGRGLEICWVDPIDAFFLQIQGSGTIELKDGSQFFVTYAEKNGHKYEAIGKFLKERIAPAAITMQSIVALLKTMPESERSELLFRNPSYVFFNRSPQRAITSLGIPATSGRTIAADPKFVPKGALAFITFNKPVFDTEAAPSDLPQSSIEVGRFVLDQDSGGAITGTGRIDLFWGRGDDAKRYAGVLQSPARIWYLVPKGSIN, from the coding sequence GTGACAAACAGATCAGGCCTAACATCCTCCAAACAGCTCTTAGCTCTGCTACTCATCTCCTTAGGATCTTTTATCTTAAGCGCCTGTGGTAGAAGTACTGCGCCCAGCCCTGAAACCGCCTTTAGAGCTGTCGCTGCGCCGACCCTCTCTGATGACTTAAACCTAAAAGATCTAGCGAGCGGTATCGCCACTCAGAGATCTGCTCTCAGCAGAAATCCCGACTCAGCCATGCAGTTTGGGCCGGTATCGATCACGCGCGGCAAATACGTACAGGCCCTCGATCGTCTCAGCAGTGAGCTAATAAGCTCGCGTAGCAACTCAGAAAAGTTAGAATATATACGCAATAATTTTTTATTTTATGAGATATACGGCGCGCAAGATTGGGGTGCGATCCTCCTTACGGGTTATTTTGAGCCGCTTATACGTGGAAGCCTGCGGCCAACCTCCGCCCTCTCGCAACCGATCTATCGCCGTCCAGATGACCTTATTACGATCCCTCTCGGAGCATTTTCGCAGCGCTTTAAGGAGGAATCAGCACTCAAGGGAAGGCTCGCTAAGGGGCGAGTAGTTCCGTACTACTCACGAGAAGATATAGATGGAAAGCATACCCTTAAGGGTCGCGGATTAGAGATCTGTTGGGTTGATCCGATCGATGCGTTTTTCCTCCAGATTCAGGGCTCAGGCACAATTGAGCTCAAAGATGGCTCTCAATTTTTTGTTACCTATGCTGAAAAGAACGGACATAAGTACGAGGCGATCGGGAAATTCTTAAAGGAACGGATAGCTCCTGCTGCTATCACGATGCAAAGCATCGTGGCGCTGCTTAAAACTATGCCAGAGAGCGAACGCTCCGAGCTCCTTTTCCGTAATCCGAGCTATGTATTTTTCAATCGCTCGCCGCAACGTGCCATTACATCGCTCGGCATACCAGCAACCTCCGGCCGCACGATTGCAGCAGACCCGAAGTTTGTACCAAAGGGTGCCTTAGCTTTTATTACCTTTAACAAGCCGGTCTTTGATACAGAAGCCGCTCCAAGCGATCTGCCACAAAGTAGCATTGAGGTGGGTCGCTTCGTCCTTGATCAGGATTCCGGGGGCGCCATTACCGGAACCGGTCGGATAGATCTATTCTGGGGACGTGGAGATGATGCAAAACGCTACGCCGGTGTGCTGCAGAGTCCTGCTCGTATCTGGTACTTAGTTCCGAAAGGGTCCATCAACTAA
- a CDS encoding Rid family detoxifying hydrolase has translation MSNAITLYESFPDAPKAVGPYSPAVRAGGMAFLSGQVGLNPQTMQLVGAGIEEQTEQVLRNLLAVLSGMGLAFKDVVKTTIFLTDLSHFQTVNKIYGERLEGHKPARSTFQVSALPLGAIVEIEMTALDRAA, from the coding sequence ATGAGTAACGCTATTACCCTATACGAATCCTTTCCTGATGCCCCTAAAGCAGTTGGACCATATTCACCAGCGGTACGGGCTGGCGGCATGGCCTTCCTATCAGGGCAGGTTGGGCTTAATCCGCAAACTATGCAACTTGTTGGCGCTGGCATTGAGGAACAAACTGAGCAGGTGTTAAGAAACCTGCTCGCTGTACTATCCGGGATGGGGCTTGCATTCAAGGATGTCGTTAAGACAACCATCTTTCTTACAGATTTGAGTCATTTTCAAACGGTCAACAAGATCTACGGCGAGAGGCTAGAGGGTCATAAACCAGCACGCTCTACGTTTCAGGTAAGCGCCTTACCGCTTGGCGCTATAGTTGAGATTGAGATGACAGCGCTTGATCGAGCTGCATAA
- a CDS encoding ATP-binding protein has product MIRTFFAGLTPSYILLVLSSVAPIFIVATIQGGLSTVLLIALSISLVICLIGSILVAGRIGQSLDRIEGVTQRFAEGDLTARVYPPRLSQLVDLSKSFNTMASLIQKRLERLRLLSAEQDAILRSMVEGVVTVDSDGRIKRVNQAARVLLDISLEECENRLVPEVIHHAGLQRVISRVMHSPEASSEVITINGIDEKVLEVYASPLIQEGSAPTGTLFVFHDKTQIQRLEHVRTDFVANVSHELRTPITSIKGFVETLLDGAMHEPESLKKFLSIIGRHADRLNEIVSDLLTLAQLEARGERGQLEFESCAVEEIVLAAVEACAHRASERGTLVHIQEAGGYKVMAKPNLIEQALVNLIDNAIKYSDPSSTVEIKVEQMDGFIRIAVVDTGPGIEKQHLTRLFERFYRIDQGRSRQIGGTGLGLSIVKHIAQVHGGRVEVASIPGSGTTFSLLLKA; this is encoded by the coding sequence ATGATTCGTACGTTCTTTGCAGGGCTGACCCCCAGTTACATATTGCTCGTCCTTTCTAGCGTGGCTCCGATCTTTATCGTAGCAACCATACAGGGAGGGCTAAGTACTGTGTTGCTGATTGCGCTCTCTATCTCCTTAGTAATCTGCCTTATTGGGAGTATCCTGGTAGCCGGTCGAATCGGGCAGTCGCTTGATCGAATTGAGGGTGTAACGCAGCGCTTTGCCGAGGGAGACCTGACGGCACGGGTCTATCCTCCACGACTATCTCAATTGGTCGATCTATCAAAGTCGTTCAATACTATGGCGAGCCTTATTCAGAAGCGGCTTGAGAGATTGAGGCTCTTAAGTGCTGAACAGGATGCGATCCTGCGCAGTATGGTTGAGGGTGTGGTAACCGTTGATAGTGATGGGCGAATTAAGCGTGTTAATCAGGCCGCTCGAGTATTGCTAGATATTTCACTTGAGGAGTGTGAGAATAGACTTGTTCCAGAGGTTATTCATCATGCGGGACTGCAGCGGGTTATCTCACGGGTGATGCACTCGCCAGAGGCTAGCTCTGAGGTCATTACGATCAATGGGATAGATGAAAAGGTGCTGGAGGTATACGCATCTCCCCTGATACAGGAGGGTAGCGCCCCTACTGGAACGCTGTTTGTGTTTCACGATAAGACGCAGATTCAGAGGCTAGAGCACGTACGTACGGATTTCGTCGCTAACGTATCGCATGAGCTCCGTACCCCCATTACCTCAATTAAAGGCTTCGTAGAGACCCTCTTGGATGGAGCAATGCATGAGCCGGAATCGCTGAAAAAGTTCCTCAGTATTATTGGGCGACATGCGGACCGATTGAATGAGATCGTTTCTGACCTGCTAACCCTAGCGCAACTTGAGGCAAGGGGAGAGCGCGGACAACTGGAGTTTGAATCGTGCGCGGTAGAGGAGATCGTTTTGGCTGCTGTAGAGGCCTGCGCGCACCGCGCATCTGAACGTGGCACGCTTGTGCATATCCAGGAGGCTGGCGGGTATAAGGTGATGGCCAAGCCCAACCTTATAGAGCAGGCGCTCGTTAATTTAATTGATAACGCGATTAAGTACTCCGATCCAAGTAGCACGGTTGAGATTAAAGTCGAACAGATGGATGGTTTTATAAGAATAGCCGTTGTTGACACTGGGCCAGGGATAGAGAAGCAGCATCTCACGCGCCTATTTGAGCGCTTTTACCGAATTGATCAGGGGCGTAGCCGGCAAATTGGTGGCACGGGGTTGGGGCTCTCAATAGTGAAACATATTGCACAGGTTCATGGTGGGCGGGTCGAGGTGGCTAGTATTCCTGGGAGTGGAACAACTTTCTCGCTGCTCTTAAAAGCATAG